A section of the Gottschalkia purinilytica genome encodes:
- a CDS encoding DUF4406 domain-containing protein codes for MGIDKFNHEGYHDPTPHEALTNIIRKKKAEKKSAFKPLVYICSPYSGDVEGNVKKARNFCRFALENNCIPIAPHLMFPQFMDDEDPKERELAIFMDIVLMGKCSEVWVLGNTISSGMAREIEVAKKRRQTVRYFSPEHEEVESL; via the coding sequence ATGGGAATCGATAAATTCAATCATGAAGGATACCATGACCCAACTCCCCATGAGGCACTGACCAACATAATAAGAAAGAAAAAGGCAGAGAAAAAATCTGCCTTTAAGCCGCTTGTATATATTTGTTCTCCCTATTCCGGTGATGTAGAAGGAAACGTTAAAAAGGCTCGCAACTTTTGTAGATTTGCCTTGGAGAATAATTGCATCCCAATTGCTCCCCACCTTATGTTTCCGCAGTTTATGGATGATGAAGATCCAAAGGAACGGGAACTCGCCATATTTATGGACATCGTGCTTATGGGTAAATGCTCCGAAGTTTGGGTGCTAGGCAATACCATTTCAAGCGGTATGGCAAGGGAGATTGAAGTAGCCAAGAAACGCAGACAAACGGTCAGATATTTTAGCCCGGAGCATGAGGAGGTCGAAAGCTTATGA